One genomic window of candidate division TA06 bacterium includes the following:
- the tuf gene encoding elongation factor Tu (EF-Tu; promotes GTP-dependent binding of aminoacyl-tRNA to the A-site of ribosomes during protein biosynthesis; when the tRNA anticodon matches the mRNA codon, GTP hydrolysis results; the inactive EF-Tu-GDP leaves the ribosome and release of GDP is promoted by elongation factor Ts; many prokaryotes have two copies of the gene encoding EF-Tu): MAKAKFERKKPHVNIGTIGHVDHGKTTLTSAITKYLSEQGLAQ; the protein is encoded by the coding sequence GGCCAAAGCAAAATTTGAGCGTAAGAAGCCTCACGTGAATATCGGGACGATCGGTCACGTGGACCACGGCAAGACGACCCTGACCAGCGCGATCACGAAGTACCTGTCGGAGCAGGGTCTGGCCCAG